Proteins encoded within one genomic window of Triticum aestivum cultivar Chinese Spring chromosome 2D, IWGSC CS RefSeq v2.1, whole genome shotgun sequence:
- the LOC123048722 gene encoding protein ASPARTIC PROTEASE IN GUARD CELL 1-like, producing the protein MSSVYACTLSFFLAVLNPVILALGAAGSSGEAGFSLPLVPHYRTAAGVLDELLLEGDAEGGMNITSIRPKMIPYSGAIYSVRVGIGSGETQHFYKLALDLVHPLTWMRCQPCIPEKKQDGSVFNTAVSPHYHFIASTDPRCTAPHKRAGQGQGRCTFEIKFQYERSRAHGLLSTDDFVFDGSGPGSPISGVGGLVFGCAHTTHNFINHDIWAGVMSLNRHPTSFIRQLSDRGLAASCFSYCLVGREHDNQRGFLRFGADIPDQSHTRSTKLLHGELAQGGGMYYVRLDGISLGGRRLTAITPAMFERNPHSLHGGCILDIGTADTLLTPDAYRVLVAEVVAHMHSRGVHRATVPGVQKLKLCFHGTWQSIRAHLPSMTLHFNPESAVLYIKPELLFVAVTHEHTKNTVSRKVSASRFTHLCESDFLISWMATCIILVDYRVESRGGRRPSMKIC; encoded by the coding sequence ATGTCCAGTGTATACGCTTGCACGTTGTCCTTCTTCCTTGCCGTGCTAAATCCGGTGATCCTCGCCCTTGGTGCCGCCGGAAGCAGCGGTGAGGCCGGATTCAGCCTGCCCCTCGTGCCCCATTACCGCACTGCAGCAGGCGTACTTGACGAGCTCCTGCTGGAAGGTGATGCCGAGGGCGGCATGAACATCACGTCCATACGCCCCAAGATGATCCCATATTCGGGGGCCATATACAGTGTCCGTGTCGGCATTGGCAGCGGCGAAACCCAGCACTTCTACAAGCTCGCGCTCGATCTCGTCCACCCCCTAACGTGGATGAGGTGCCAACCATGCATACCGGAGAAGAAGCAGGATGGCTCCGTCTTCAACACTGCCGTCTCCCCTCATTACCACTTCATTGCGTCCACAGATCCTCGTTGCACGGCTCCGCACAAGCGCGCCGGCCAGGGGCAGGGCCGGTGCACCTTCGAAATCAAGTTCCAGTACGAGCGCTCAAGAGCGCACGGCCTCCTTAGCACCGACGACTTTGTCTTCGACGGCAGCGGCCCCGGCAGCCCCATCAGCGGTGTGGGCGGCCTTGTCTTCGGCTGCGCGCACACCACGCACAACTTCATTAACCACGACATCTGGGCCGGCGTCATGAGCCTCAACAGGCACCCGACCTCCTTCATCCGGCAGCTCTCGGACCGCGGCCTCGCCGCCTCGTGCTTCTCGTATTGCCTCGTTGGCAGGGAGCACGACAACCAGCGTGGCTTCCTCCGGTTCGGCGCCGACATCCCGGACCAGTCGCACACACGGAGCACAAAGCTGCTGCACGGAGAACTCGCCCAAGGAGGAGGCATGTACTACGTCCGCCTCGACGGCATCAGCCTGGGCGGGCGAAGGCTCACGGCGATCACGCCGGCGATGTTCGAACGCAACCCGCACAGCCTCCACGGCGGGTGCATCCTCGACATTGGGACGGCGGACACCTTGTTGACTCCAGACGCGTACCGTGTCCTGGTGGCCGAGGTCGTGGCGCACATGCACAGCCGCGGGGTGCACCGCGCGACTGTGCCGGGGGTGCAGAAGCTGAAACTCTGCTTCCACGGGACGTGGCAGAGTATCCGCGCGCACTTACCGAGCATGACGCTCCACTTCAACCCGGAATCAGCCGTGCTCTATATCAAGCCGGAGCTGCTGTTCGTGGCGGTGACGCACGAACATACCAAAAACACTGTATCTCGAAAAGTTTCTGCTTCCAGGTTTACCCATTTGTGTGAAAGTGACTTCTTGATCAGTTGGATGGCGACGTGCATTATTTTGGTAGATTACCGTGTAGAATCGCGCGGTGGCCGTAGGCCTTCGATGAAAATTTGTTAA